A part of Phoenix dactylifera cultivar Barhee BC4 chromosome 2, palm_55x_up_171113_PBpolish2nd_filt_p, whole genome shotgun sequence genomic DNA contains:
- the LOC103720110 gene encoding amino acid transporter AVT3B-like yields the protein MGFESIKNSEASSSTHGLVDPTSPLLPPHPSAARLSSQPKTFANVFIAIVGSGVLGLPYTFMRTGWAAGALLLAAVAALTFYCMLLLVRTRRRLERDQDLSKIVGVSNIACFGDLGLAVAGPAGRAAVDAMIVLSQAGFCVGYLIFISNTLAYLFRLPSNPSPFLAPKALYIWAMLPFQLGLNSIKTLTLLAPLSIFADVVDLGAMAVVLGEDLVTFLAHPPPLRAFAGPSVLLYGVGVAVYAFEGIGMVLPLESEAADKAKFGRTLGLSMFFIAVMYGLFGVLGYFAFGDDTRDIITTNLGTGVVTVLVQLGLCINLFFTFPVMMNPVYEVVERWFCGKRYCAWLRWLLVAAVSLAAMLVPNFADFLSLVGSSVCIVLAFVLPAAFHLKVFGMELGWGSVAADLGILVLGLALAVSGTVSSLQEILSSVEVS from the coding sequence ATGGGTTTCGAGAGCATCAAGAACAGCGAGGCGAGCTCGTCGACCCACGGCCTGGTCGACCCGACGAGCCCCCTCCTCCCGCCGCACCCCTCCGCCGCCCGCCTCTCCTCCCAGCCTAAGACCTTCGCGAACGTATTCATCGCGATCGTCGGCTCCGGCGTCCTCGGCCTCCCCTACACCTTCATGCGCACCGGGTGGGCCGCCGGCGCTCTTCtcctcgccgccgtcgccgccctcACCTTCTACTGCATGCTCCTCCTCGTCCGCACCCGCCGCCGCCTCGAGCGCGACCAGGACTTATCCAAGATCGTGGGCGTCTCCAACATCGCCTGCTTCGGCGATCTTGGCCTCGCCGTCGCCGGCCCCGCCGGCCGCGCCGCCGTCGACGCCATGATCGTCCTCAGCCAGGCCGGGTTCTGCGTCGGctacctcatcttcatctccaacACCCTCGCCTACCTCTTCCGCCTCCCctccaatccctcccctttccTCGCCCCCAAAGCCCTCTACATCTGGGCCATGCTCCCCTTCCAGCTCGGCCTCAACTCCATCAAAACCCTCACCCTCCTCGCTCCTCTCAGCATCTTCGCTGACGTCGTCGACCTCGGCGCCATGGCCGTCGTCCTCGGCGAGGACCTCGTCACCTTCCTCGCCCACCCCCCACCTCTCCGCGCCTTCGCCGGCCCCTCCGTCCTGCTCTACGGCGTCGGCGTCGCCGTCTACGCCTTCGAGGGCATCGGCATGGTCCTCCCCCTCGAGTCCGAGGCCGCCGACAAAGCCAAATTCGGCAGGACCCTCGGGCTCTCCATGTTCTTCATCGCCGTCATGTACGGCCTCTTCGGCGTCCTCGGCTACTTCGCCTTCGGCGATGACACCCGCGACATCATCACCACCAACCTGGGCACCGGCGTCGTCACCGTGCTGGTCCAGTTGGGCCTCTGCATCAACCTCTTCTTCACGTTTCCGGTGATGATGAATCCTGTGTACGAGGTGGTGGAGCGCTGGTTCTGCGGGAAGAGGTACTGCGCCTGGCTGCGGTGGTTGCTGGTGGCGGCGGTGAGCTTGGCGGCGATGCTGGTGCCCAACTTCGCCGACTTCCTCTCGCTGGTGGGGAGCAGCGTGTGCATCGTCCTCGCCTTCGTCCTGCCCGCGGCCTTCCACCTGAAGGTGTTCGGGATGGAGCTGGGGTGGGGCTCGGTGGCTGCCGACCTGGGGATCCTGGTGCTGGGCCTTGCGCTGGCGGTGTCCGGAACCGTGTCGTCTCTCCAGGAGATCTTATCCTCGGTGGAAGTGTCATGA